One genomic region from Rosa rugosa chromosome 1, drRosRugo1.1, whole genome shotgun sequence encodes:
- the LOC133720542 gene encoding uncharacterized protein LOC133720542 isoform X3 yields MANPGVGAKFVSVNLNKSYGQPSHHHHPPHPGSYGPNRSRPGGSHATGGMVVLSRPRSAHKAGPKLSVPPPLNLPSLRKEHERFDSAGSGGGPAGAGVSGSGSRPNSAGMGWTKPTAAVALQEKEGFGDHGADGNGIDQTSVHGNDGAGRGNSVYMPPSARPGSVGPIATASAPAYHSLEKAMLLRGEDFPSLQAALPSGSGPAQKQKDGLNQKQRQVRDELLNEQRGSTSPQLQTSSRGTSNVLNGNGGESRGLGGNRASEQAQKQEDYFPGPLPLVRLNPRSDWADDERDTSHGFTDRGRDHGFSNTEAYWDRDFDMPRISVLPHKPVHNLSERRGLRDNETGKVSSSEVPKVDQYGRDVRTPSREEREGSSWRNATLPKDGITDQVGNDRNGFGARPLSLIRETARENKHNLMPFQESPQDNFGRKDAGYRHGGRQPWNNAMDSHASRGAEWNKRDRYGSEQQNRYRGDAIQNSSVSKPSYSLGSKGLPVNDPLLNFGREKRPFSKSEKPYVEDFGGTDFDTRDPFSGGLFGVVKKKKDVTRQTDFHDPVRESFEAELERVQKMQEQERQRILEEQEKALELARREEEERVRLAKEHIERQRRMEEEAREAAWRAEQEQLEAMRRAEEQRVAREEEKRRLFMEEERRKHAAKQKLIELEERIAKRKAETAKAGGNSLAVADENMSRMVKDKDVSRDIGDWEDGERMVERITASASSDSSLNRSFEMGCRTHLPRDSSAFVDGGKPVNSWRRDVYENGNNSTLLLQDQDNGHHSLRRDRDSSVGGRAQSRKELYGGGGLMPSRTYHKGGIADSHMDDISHLRGQRWNLSGDVDHYSRNMEIESDFHDNFAEKFSDVGWGQGRVHGNPYSSYPEPVYPNSDADGPYSFGRSRYSVRQPRVLPPPSLASMHKPSYRGEPDRPGPSAFPENEMQYNHAARSESTVQTGYDGNRPENLVQPEIIEVKQENAGNEEQKLDTTPRCDSQSSLSVSSPPSSPTPLSHDDLDESRDSSVLSAPGNSKNVTLPGQENESLVLPTVPGKDSSSVSTGDDEEWAVENNEQLQEQEEYDEDEDGYEEEDEVHEDMHLEGKESPDMDNFVLCFNEGVEVGMPNDEFDRTSRNEESTFVVPQVCSGTVEEHGSFDGIHTDEKTLQHMDDSSQLGAGSSSRMFQETEKAMQNLVIQPNNVPHKSPAPESMDHVDASSSSGPSSQHHVASSVNLTSHLLSSQTIMPTVSAVQNQTEGPVKLQFGLFSGPSLIPSPVPAIQIGSIQMPLPLHPQVGPSLAHMHPSQPPLFQFGQLRYTSPISQGVLPLAPQSMSFIQPNVPSGFSVNQSPGGPQPIQSGQGTTQNMKDDVVSLPTDNRQGLASRHLDPSQGYVSEGVNPKAAGENAETSVMGQRGAAKSYIGDSSSTSGSLFQAEDQGHNNLVGKNFSAFSGNGESEKRSQIGASSAQTVVKGRDIGGPKAYGPVPGGGRGKKFVFTVKNPGSRSFPVPELTHVESNGYKRRPPRRNMQRTEFRVRASADKRQSTGSVSSNHLGLEEKYAPVRGLGPSVRSGPRKVVMSNKQSKQISESEGMTPGSSSSQEIEYGSRTDKGVGKDALAKSQNLPHSGEGNLKRHFHSEEDVYAPLQSGVVRVFEQTGIEAPSDEDDFIEVRSKRQMLNDRREQREKEIKAKSRVSKVSRKPRSTLNSANLGKNSPVANGEAGNNIRSDFVGNEGRGLANAEVSAGFNTTGTQPLAPIGTPAVKSDGQADIRSQTMRSLHTSSLPVVSGGVKNLGRGMILDNKNKVPDNVPSSLGSWGNSRSNQQVMSLTQTQLDDAMKPGHFDSRAAVESLTTSVSSMSSSSILTKDKSFSSAANPINSLLAGEKIQFGAVTSPTILPSSSRAVPHGIGPPGPSRSEIQLSRNLSAAENDCNLLFEKEKHPPESCGQLEDSEAEAEAAASAVAVAAISSDEIVGNLGVCSVSGADTKSFVGAGIDGITAGGATDQQLASQSRATQSLSASLPADLSVDTTSNSLRPPLPSQNNFLIANYVVAPRPKGVEGGSGDQQLASQSRSEESLSVSLPADLSVETPPISLWPPVPSPQNPSAQMLPHFPGGPPSHFPFYEMNPMMGAPVFAFGPPDESASTNLSQSQKNSAPPSAPIGTWQQCHSGVDSFYGPPAGFTGPFISPAGGIPGVQGPPHMVVYNHFAPVGQFGQVGLSFMGTTYIPSGKQPDWKHNPVSSAMGVSEVEMNNMNMVSTQRNPTNMPAPIQHLAPGSPLLPMPPMAMFDVPPFQSSADMSVQARWPHVPAAPPQSVPLSMQLQQQSDGMHTSKFSHAHGPVDQSLTGNRFPESRASAPFDNSRNFPVVTDATVARFPDELGLVDPSSSGSTGASTQGVVTKSSALSTSGDASKTDVDQNLSSSSVSGHNNASSNVKSQPSQHKNNVSNQQYGHSSYYQRGGSQKNSSGGEWSHRRMGFHGRNQSMGAEKSFPSKMKQVYVAKQTPSGNSTVS; encoded by the exons ATGGCTAATCCCGGAGTCGGGGCAAAGTTTGTATCTGTCAATCTCAACAAATCGTATGGGCAGCCTTCTCATCATCACCATCCGCCGCACCCTGGCTCCTACGGCCCCAATCGGTCCAGACCCGGCGGGAGTCATGCCACTGGAGGAATGGTGGTCCTTTCGAGGCCTCGCAGTGCGCACAAGGCTGGGCCGAAGCTTTCTGTACCACCCCCCTTGAATCTGCCCTCGCTGCGCAAAGAGCACGAGAGATTTGATTCGGCCGGTTCGGGAGGTGGGCCGGCTGGCGCAGGGGTGTCGGGGAGTGGGTCGAGGCCTAATTCGGCGGGAATGGGGTGGACGAAGCCCACTGCTGCTGTTGCATTGCAGGAGAAAGAAGGGTTTGGTGATCATGGAGCTGATGGGAATGGAATTGACCAGACTAGTGTGCATGGTAATGATGGGGCCGGTAGGGGGAACAGTGTTTATATGCCTCCTTCAGCTCGGCCTGGTTCAGTGGGACCGATTGCTACTGCTTCTGCTCCAGCTTATCACTCATTGGAGAAAGCCATGCTGTTGAGGGGCGAGGATTTCCCTTCTCTGCAGGCTGCTTTGCCTTCTGGATCAGGGCCCGCACAGAAGCAGAAGGATGGTTTGAATCAGAAACAGAGACAAGTCCGCGATGAATTGCTGAATGAGCAGAGAGGCAGTACGAGCCCGCAATTGCAGACATCAAGTCGTGGTACAAGCAATGTACTGAACGGGAATGGGGGTGAAAGTCGGGGTTTGGGTGGTAATAGAGCATCAGAGCAAGCACAGAAGCAGGAGGACTACTTTCCCGGTCCATTACCACTAGTTCGGTTGAATCCGAGATCAGATTGGGCAGATGATGAGCGTGATACGAGTCATGGTTTCACAGACCGAGGCAGAGACCATGGGTTTTCAAACACAGAAGCTTATTGGGATAGGGATTTTGATATGCCAAGAATAAGTGTTCTACCGCACAAGCCAGTTCATAACCTTTCTGAGAGACGAGGTCTGCGTGACAATGAAACTGGAAAGGTTTCTTCCAGTGAAGTCCCTAAGGTGGACCAATATGGTAGAGATGTAAGAACACCTAGTAGAGAAGAAAGGGAAGGAAGCTCATGGAGAAATGCTACTCTTCCAAAGGATGGAATTACTGATCAAGTTGGAAATGACAGAAATGGTTTTGGTGCAAGGCCATTGAGTCTAATCAGAGAAACAGCTAGGGAAAACAAGCATAATCTGATGCCTTTTCAAGAAAGTCCTCAAGATAATTTCGGTAGAAAGGATGCAGGGTATAGACATGGAGGGAGACAACCTTGGAACAATGCTATGGATTCACATGCAAGCCGAGGGGCTGAGTGGAATAAACGAGACCGTTATGGCAGTGAACAGCAGAACAGATACAGAGGTGATGCCATACAGAATAGCTCAGTGTCCAAACCCTCATACTCTTTGGGTAGCAAAGGACTACCTGTGAATGATCCATTACTCAATTTTGGAAGGGAGAAGCGTCCATTCTCAAAGAGTGAAAAACCTTATGTGGAAGACTTTGGAGGTACAGATTTTGACACCCGGGATCCCTTCTCTGGGGGTCTTTTTGGTGTGgttaagaagaaaaaagacgTGACTAGACAAACTGATTTCCATGATCCTGTTAGGGAATCTTTTGAGGCTGAACTTGAGAGGGTTCAGAAAATGCAAGAACAGGAGCGCCAGCGGATCcttgaagaacaagaaaaagcttTGGAGTTAGCTCGAAgagaagaggaggagagagtAAGGCTGGCTAAGGAACATATAGAGAGGCAGAGAAGGATGGAAGAAGAAGCTAGGGAAGCAGCATGGAGAGCAGAACAAGAACAACTTGAAGCCATGCGAAGAGCTGAAGAGCAGAGAGTAGCCAGGGAAGAGGAGAAACGGAGGTTGTTTATGGAGGAAGAAAGGAGGAAGCATGCTGCTAAGCAGAAGCTTATAGAATTGGAGGAGAGGATTGCCAAAAGGAAGGCTGAAACAGCAAAGGCTGGTGGTAATTCTTTGGCTGTTGCAGATGAAAATATGTCTAGGATGGTGAAAGACAAAGATGTCTCAAGGGACATTGGGGACTGGGAGGATGGTGAAAGAATGGTGGAGAGGATAACAGCCTCCGCATCTTCTGATTCAAGTTTAAACAGGTCCTTCGAGATGGGTTGTAGGACTCATTTACCTAGAGATAGTTCTGCTTTTGTGGATGGTGGAAAACCTGTTAATTCATGGAGAAGAGATGTGTATGAGAATGGGAACAACTCAACCTTACTTCTACAAGATCAGGACAATGGTCATCATAGTCTGAGAAGAGATAGAGATTCATCTGTTGGTGGGAGAGCTCAGTCAAGGAAAGAGCTCTATGGAGGTGGTGGATTGATGCCTTCTAGGACATACCATAAAGGAGGGATTGCAGACTCTCACATGGATGACATTTCTCATTTAAGGGGGCAGAGGTGGAACCTTTCGGGGGATGTGGATCATTATAGCAGAAACATGGAGATTGAGTCTGATTTCCATGATAACTTTGCTGAAAAGTTCAGTGATGTTGGATGGGGGCAGGGCCGAGTCCATGGCAATCCTTATTCTTCTTATCCTGAACCAGTATATCCAAATTCTGATGCAGATGGGCCTTATTCCTTTGGTAGGTCACGGTATTCTGTGAGGCAGCCTCGTGTCCTTCCACCGCCGTCACTGGCTTCTATGCACAAACCCTCCTACAGAGGTGAACCTGATCGTCCTGGCCCCTCAGCTTTTCCAGAAAATGAGATGCAATACAATCATGCAGCTAGAAGTGAATCTACCGTGCAGACAGGTTATGATGGAAATCGACCAGAGAATCTTGTACAACCTGAAATCATTGAAGTCAAACAAGAAAATGCTGGGAATGAGGAGCAAAAACTGGACACCACTCCAAGGTGTGACTCACAGTCATCTCTTTCTGTGTCTAGCCCCCCTAGTTCTCCAACTCCTCTTTCTCATGATGACTTGGATGAATCCAGAGATTCTTCAGTTTTATCTGCCCCAGGAAACAGTAAAAATGTTACCCTGCCTGGTCAGGAGAACGAATCCCTTGTACTACCTACTGTTCCTGGAAAGGATTCAAGTTCTGTCTCGACTGGTGATGATGAAGAATGGGCTGTTGAGAACAATGAACAACTTCAGGAGCAAGAGGAGtatgatgaggatgaagatggatatgaggaagaagatgaagtgcaTGAAGATATGCATTTAGAGGGGAAAGAGTCCCCCGATATGGACAACTTTGTTCTATGCTTCAATGAAGGAGTTGAAGTTGGAATGCCAAATGATGAATTTGATAGAACTTCAAGGAATGAAGAAAGTACATTTGTTGTACCTCAGGTTTGCTCTGGCACTGTTGAAGAACACGGGTCCTTTGATGGAATTCATACTGATGAAAAGACCCTTCAACATATGGATGATTCCTCTCAACTAGGTGCAGGTAGTTCTTCCAGAATGTTCCAGGAAACTGAGAAGGCAATGCAGAATTTAGTTATTCAGCCAAATAATGTCCCTCATAAGTCTCCTGCTCCTGAAAGCATGGATCATGTGGATGCTTCTAGTAGTTCTGGGCCATCTTCCCAGCATCACGTTGCTTCTTCAGTTAATCTTACCTCTCATTTGTTGTCTAGTCAGACTATCAtgcctacagtatctgctgTTCAAAATCAGACGGAGGGACCTGTCAAGCTTCAGTTTGGGCTGTTTTCAGGTCCATCTCTGATACCATCTCCAGTCCCAGCTATACAAATTGGTTCTATACAGATGCCTCTTCCTCTGCACCCTCAGGTTGGCCCTTCTCTTGCTCACATGCACCCGTCACAGCCTCCTCTCTTCCAGTTTGGACAGCTAAGGTATACATCTCCTATATCCCAGGGAGTACTGCCATTGGCTCCTCAATCGATGTCTTTTATTCAGCCCAATGTTCCATCTGGTTTTTCTGTAAATCAGAGTCCAGGAGGTCCTCAGCCTATTCAATCTGGTCAAGGCACTACTCAAAATATGAAAGATGATGTTGTATCACTTCCGACTGATAATCGTCAGGGCCTTGCTTCAAGGCACttggatccatctcaagggtaTGTATCTGAAGGGGTAAATCCAAAGGCAGCAGGAGAAAATGCAGAAACCTCTGTTATGGGGCAGCGGGGAGCAGCAAAATCCTATATTGGCGATAGCAGTTCAACGTCTGGGTCACTTTTCCAAGCGGAAGATCAGGGACACAATAATTTGGTTGGGAAAAACTTCAGTGCTTTTTCTGGTAACGGGGAATCTGAAAAGCGGTCTCAAATTGGAGCATCGTCAGCTCAGACAGTTGTCAAAGGAAGAGATATAGGTGGGCCAAAGGCTTATGGTCCGGTACCTGGTGGTGGCAGAGGGAAAAAATTTGTGTTTACAGTTAAAAATCCTGGCTCAAGATCATTTCCAGTTCCTGAGCTTACCCACGTAGAATCTAATGGATATAAGAGGAGACCTCCTCGACGTAATATGCAGCGTACTGAATTTCGTGTTCGAGCAAGTGCTGACAAAAGGCAGTCTACAGGTTCAGTATCATCCAACCATCTTGGACTGGAAGAGAAATATGCTCCTGTAAGGGGTTTGGGACCTTCTGTGAGAAGTGGGCCTAGAAAGGTTGTCATGTCGAATAAACAATCAAAACAGATTTCAGAGTCAGAAGGTATGACCCCTGGTTCAAGTAGTTCACAAGAAATAGAGTATGGAAGCAGGACTGATAAGGGTGTGGGAAAAGATGCCTTGGCAAAGAGCCAGAATCTCCCACATTCTGGAGAGGGAAACCTTAAAAGACATTTTCATTCTGAAGAAGATGTTTATGCTCCTCTGCAAAGTGGAGTTGTGCGGGTGTTTGAGCAAACTGGCATAGAGGCTCCTAGTGATGAAGACGATTTCATTGAAGTGAGATCAAAGAGGCAAATGCTGAACGATCGACGtgaacagagagaaaaggaaatcAAGGCAAAATCTCGggtctcaaag GTATCGCGGAAACCACGTTCAACTTTAAATTCTGCCAACTTGGGTAAGAATTCTCCAGTGGCAAATGGAGAAGCAGGAAACAACATTCGCTCTGATTTTGTTGGTAATGAGGGACGTGGATTGGCAAATGCTGAAGTATCAGCTGGATTTAACACAACTGGCACTCAACCGCTGGCTCCAATTGGTACTCCAGCTGTGAAAAGTGATGGCCAGGCTGATATCAGATCCCAAACTATGAG GTCCCTCCACACAAGCTCCCTTCCTGTAGTATCAGGTGGTGTAAAGAACCTTGGACGAGGCATGATTCTTGACAACAAGAATAAGGTCCCCGATAATGTTCCGTCATCTTTGGGATCATGGGGTAATTCACGGTCTAATCAACAG GTTATGTCCTTGACACAGACCCAACTTGATGATGCTATGAAGCCTGGGCACTTTGATTCTCGTGCTGCTGTTGAATCTCTCACTACCTCAGTTTCCAGCATGTCATCGTCATCCATCTTGACAAAGGATAAATCGTTTTCTTCTGCTGCAAATCCAATCAATTCCCTGCTTGCTGGCGAGAAAATTCAATTTG GCGCGGTCACATCTCCAACAATCCTACCATCTAGCAGCCGTGCTGTTCCACATGGAATTGGCCCACCAGGACCATCTCGGTCAGAGATTCAACTCTCCAGAAATCTTTCTGCAGCTGAGAATGATTGTAACCTTCTCtttgagaaagaaaaacacCCTCCTGAATCTTGTGGTCAGTTGGAAGACTCTGAAGCTGAAGCTGAAGCAGCTGCTTCAGCTGTTGCTGTTGCAGCGATCAGTAGTGACGAAATTGTTGGGAATTTGGGTGTTTGCTCTGTCTCTGGTGCGGATACGaagagttttgttggtgctggtATTGATGGGATAACTGCAG GTGGAGCTACTGACCAGCAATTAGCCAGTCAATCAAGGGCCACACAGTCTCTCAGTGCTTCCCTTCCTGCAGATCTCTCTGTTGACACCACTTCGAATTCCTTACGGCCACCCTTACCGAGTCAGAATAATTTCCTTATAGCCAATTATGTTGTGGCCCCCCGTCCCAAGGGTGTTGAAG GTGGATCTGGTGATCAGCAATTAGCCAGTCAATCTAGGTCCGAAGAGTCTCTCAGTGTTTCCCTTCCAGCGGATCTATCCGTAGAGACCCCACCAATTTCACTATGGCCACCTGTGCCAAGTCCTCAGAATCCTTCAGCCCAAATGCTTCCACATTTTCCTGGTGGCCCACCTTCCCATTTTCCTTTTTATGAGATGAATCCAATGATGGGGGCTCCTGTGTTTGCTTTTGGACCTCCTGATGAATCTGCATCCACTAACCTATCACAATCCCAAAAGAACAGTGCACCTCCTTCAGCTCCAATTGGGACCTGGCAGCAATGCCATTCTGGGGTAGATTCATTCTATGGTCCTCCTGCCGGTTTTACTGGTCCTTTTATCAGTCCTGCTGGAGGCATACCAGGTGTTCAAGGGCCACCCCACATGGTTGTTTATAACCACTTCGCACCTGTTGGACAATTTGGGCAAGTTGGCTTGAGTTTCATGGGTACTACCTATATCCCATCAGGAAAGCAGCCTGATTGGAAGCACAACCCTGTATCTTCGGCCATGGGTGTGAGCGAAGTGGAGATGAACAACATGAATATGGTTTCTACACAGCGCAATCCTACTAACATGCCTGCTCCCATCCAGCATTTGGCACCTGGGTCACCACTCCTTCCTATGCCACCTATGGCCATGTTTGATGTTCCTCCTTTCCAG TCA